A genomic stretch from Komagataeibacter xylinus includes:
- a CDS encoding HAD family phosphatase, producing MLPSALRPDGALRLVIFDCDGVLIDSEGPSCRMIARTLREYGTEISDEDAVHRFAGHALTALKHEIEDAEGIKLPADWPARMQRNLVTLMRDEAETIEGAPAMLRGVAKLGLPYRIGSNSSVEEMEAKFGRTGLDALIAPANIHSARDMGQPKPDPAVYLAAAKQQGVPAECCIVLEDTDTGARAAQAAGMGCVLLRAPDLPAPKWPGLLRIAHLDEFVPLLARILASHKQAGHLNG from the coding sequence ATGCTGCCCTCCGCCCTGCGCCCCGATGGCGCGCTCAGGCTGGTCATTTTCGATTGTGATGGCGTGCTGATCGATAGCGAAGGCCCGTCATGCCGCATGATCGCCCGCACCCTGCGCGAGTATGGCACCGAGATCAGCGATGAAGACGCCGTGCACCGGTTTGCAGGCCACGCCCTGACCGCGCTCAAGCACGAGATCGAGGATGCGGAGGGCATAAAGCTGCCTGCTGACTGGCCCGCCCGGATGCAGCGCAATCTCGTTACCCTCATGCGCGATGAGGCGGAAACCATCGAGGGCGCGCCCGCCATGCTGCGCGGTGTGGCGAAGCTGGGTCTGCCCTACCGTATTGGCTCCAATTCCTCGGTAGAGGAAATGGAGGCCAAATTCGGTCGCACCGGACTCGATGCGCTGATTGCGCCCGCCAACATTCACTCCGCGCGTGACATGGGCCAGCCAAAGCCGGACCCGGCGGTCTATCTGGCGGCAGCAAAACAGCAGGGTGTGCCGGCGGAATGCTGCATTGTGCTGGAAGATACCGATACTGGCGCCCGTGCGGCGCAGGCCGCGGGCATGGGCTGCGTGCTGCTGCGCGCGCCCGACCTGCCGGCACCCAAATGGCCGGGGCTGCTGCGGATCGCGCATCTGGATGAGTTCGTGCCGCTGCTCGCGCGCATCCTGGCCAGCCACAAACAGGCGGGTCACTTGAATGGGTAG
- a CDS encoding YggT family protein, whose product MKVGPLIPIIFSLLAELIQLYTYVVLVSCLFSFLLAFGILDQRNQIVWNIGNFLYRMTEPVLRPIRRVLPDFGNMDFSPLVLLLLIQYVVVPLMRQLEYMLLTSPM is encoded by the coding sequence ATGAAAGTTGGCCCGTTGATCCCCATAATCTTTAGCCTGCTGGCTGAACTGATACAGCTTTATACCTATGTGGTGCTGGTCTCGTGCCTGTTCAGCTTCCTGCTGGCCTTCGGCATTCTCGACCAGCGCAACCAGATCGTATGGAATATCGGCAATTTCCTGTATCGCATGACCGAACCGGTGCTGCGCCCCATCCGCAGGGTGCTGCCCGATTTTGGCAACATGGATTTCAGCCCGCTGGTCCTGCTGCTGCTGATCCAGTACGTGGTGGTGCCACTCATGCGACAGCTTGAGTACATGCTGCTCACCTCACCGATGTAA
- a CDS encoding Maf family protein, whose product MESPPIVLASRSAARRALVESAGLAARFMAADVDEHAIRTAMRAGGHDASAAALALARAKARAVQAAPGTVVIGADQILSCGEEWFDKPEDRSTARAQLLRLRGRAHVLHTAVCLLHDGREVWHHVACPMLHMRAFSDSFLAWYLAAEGEAILSCVGCYRLEGRGILLFDRIEGEQSAIMGLPLLPLLAALRRQGIILP is encoded by the coding sequence GTGGAGTCGCCACCGATAGTACTTGCCAGCCGCTCGGCTGCACGGCGCGCATTGGTGGAATCGGCGGGGCTGGCGGCCCGGTTCATGGCGGCGGATGTAGATGAACACGCCATTCGCACGGCCATGCGTGCGGGTGGGCATGATGCCAGTGCTGCAGCCCTTGCGCTTGCCCGCGCCAAGGCCCGTGCGGTTCAGGCTGCACCGGGCACGGTGGTGATTGGCGCGGACCAGATCCTGTCCTGCGGGGAGGAATGGTTCGACAAGCCCGAAGACCGCAGCACGGCCCGCGCGCAGTTGCTGCGCCTGCGGGGTCGCGCGCATGTGCTGCATACGGCTGTATGCCTGCTGCATGATGGCCGTGAGGTCTGGCACCATGTCGCCTGCCCCATGCTGCATATGCGCGCGTTCAGCGATTCCTTTCTGGCATGGTATCTGGCAGCCGAGGGCGAGGCGATCCTGTCCTGTGTGGGGTGCTACCGGCTTGAAGGGCGCGGGATCCTGCTTTTCGACCGCATTGAGGGCGAACAGTCGGCCATTATGGGCCTGCCGCTGCTGCCCCTGCTCGCGGCCCTGCGCAGGCAGGGCATTATCTTGCCCTGA
- a CDS encoding RidA family protein — protein MILLHMEENTSLRPQPELHLRHLTGINAQTGGFPPELFGQIRQALVMGMEQLASQGMGAQNVTRIIFMLHDTAGFAACFPLLNDLFGRTCPATTLRLVKEFEQPGQLAEIELLATAGLGDTEA, from the coding sequence ATGATTCTTTTACATATGGAAGAAAACACGTCGTTGCGCCCGCAGCCCGAACTTCACCTCCGGCATCTGACCGGGATCAACGCGCAGACCGGTGGCTTCCCCCCTGAACTGTTCGGCCAGATCCGCCAGGCACTGGTGATGGGCATGGAGCAGCTGGCCAGTCAGGGCATGGGGGCGCAGAACGTCACGCGCATCATCTTCATGCTGCACGACACGGCAGGATTTGCCGCCTGTTTTCCACTACTCAACGACCTCTTCGGCCGCACCTGCCCCGCCACAACGCTGCGCCTGGTCAAGGAGTTTGAACAGCCGGGCCAGCTGGCCGAGATCGAACTGCTCGCCACAGCCGGACTGGGCGACACGGAGGCCTGA
- a CDS encoding HPr kinase/phosphorylase yields MNAALHIHASCAARGAQGVMLMGPSGSGKSDLLLRLIDAGYALVADDQVCLHAGWASPPPALAGLLEVRGIGIIRMAWQKRVRVVALARLVAPPDYAPRLPPAPEPDALTGVPAFRLDPAQPSAVARVGLILDCVAGRSQLLDERQM; encoded by the coding sequence ATGAACGCTGCCCTCCACATCCATGCCTCCTGTGCCGCGCGCGGTGCGCAGGGCGTCATGCTCATGGGGCCATCGGGGTCGGGCAAGTCGGACCTGCTGCTGCGCCTGATCGATGCGGGCTATGCCCTTGTAGCCGATGACCAGGTCTGCCTGCACGCGGGGTGGGCCAGCCCGCCTCCCGCCCTTGCGGGCTTGCTCGAGGTGCGCGGCATCGGCATCATCCGCATGGCGTGGCAGAAGCGGGTGCGGGTGGTGGCCCTTGCAAGGCTGGTGGCGCCGCCCGATTATGCACCCCGCCTGCCACCGGCACCCGAACCCGATGCGCTGACCGGCGTGCCCGCGTTCCGCCTCGACCCGGCCCAGCCCTCGGCCGTGGCGCGCGTGGGGCTGATCCTTGACTGCGTTGCCGGACGCAGCCAATTGCTGGATGAAAGACAGATGTGA
- a CDS encoding HPr family phosphocarrier protein: MVAEPVAQAAPRRADVGIVNQRGLHARAAAKFVTVAEKFDASIDVTHAGMTVSGHSIMGLMMLGAGKGETIGIAAQGPQAAPALAALVRLVGAGFDEDD, translated from the coding sequence ATGGTGGCTGAGCCCGTGGCGCAGGCGGCACCCCGGCGGGCGGATGTGGGCATTGTCAACCAGCGCGGGCTGCATGCGCGGGCAGCGGCCAAATTCGTCACGGTGGCGGAAAAATTTGATGCCAGCATCGACGTGACCCATGCGGGCATGACCGTTTCGGGCCATTCCATCATGGGGCTCATGATGCTGGGGGCCGGAAAAGGCGAGACAATCGGCATCGCGGCCCAGGGACCGCAGGCGGCACCAGCACTTGCGGCCCTCGTGCGGCTGGTCGGGGCCGGGTTTGATGAAGACGACTGA
- a CDS encoding electron transfer flavoprotein subunit alpha/FixB family protein, translating into MTVLVYLDHEGGVIRQASRSAITAAAKLGDVDVLVTGPDAAAAAKSAAAIPGVKKVFAVTDTTGNSELAEPVAALLAQLAGGYTHILAASSATAKNVLPRAAALLDVQPIPDIVAINDAETFVRPIYAGSALATVKSADAKKVITVRASAFDPAPAEGGSAAIEEIALPAGPGGSTFVATELSKSERPELESARVVVSGGNGMLNEENFKLLEPLADRLGAAIGASRAAVDKGFVSNEYQVGQTGKIVAPELYIAMGISGQIQHLAGMKDSKVIVAINKDPEAPIFQVADYGIVGDLFTILPQLEAELDKAG; encoded by the coding sequence ATGACCGTTCTCGTTTATCTCGATCATGAAGGCGGCGTGATCCGTCAGGCTTCGCGCTCCGCCATCACGGCTGCCGCCAAGCTCGGCGATGTCGATGTGCTGGTCACCGGCCCCGATGCCGCTGCTGCCGCGAAGTCGGCTGCCGCCATCCCCGGCGTGAAGAAGGTGTTTGCCGTAACCGACACCACGGGCAACAGCGAACTCGCCGAGCCGGTTGCCGCCCTGCTGGCACAGCTTGCGGGCGGTTACACGCACATTCTGGCGGCCTCTTCCGCCACGGCCAAGAACGTGCTGCCGCGTGCGGCAGCCCTGCTTGATGTGCAGCCGATCCCCGATATCGTCGCCATCAACGATGCCGAGACCTTCGTGCGCCCGATCTATGCAGGCAGCGCGCTGGCGACCGTGAAATCGGCTGATGCGAAGAAGGTGATTACGGTGCGCGCCTCCGCCTTCGATCCCGCCCCGGCAGAAGGCGGCAGCGCCGCCATCGAGGAAATCGCCCTGCCCGCAGGCCCGGGTGGTTCCACCTTTGTCGCCACCGAACTCTCGAAGTCCGAGCGGCCGGAACTGGAATCCGCCCGCGTGGTGGTTTCGGGTGGTAACGGCATGCTCAATGAAGAGAACTTCAAGCTGCTCGAGCCACTGGCCGACCGCCTGGGTGCCGCCATTGGCGCCTCGCGCGCAGCGGTGGACAAGGGCTTTGTCTCGAACGAATATCAGGTGGGGCAGACCGGCAAGATCGTGGCGCCGGAACTGTATATCGCCATGGGCATTTCCGGGCAGATCCAGCATCTGGCCGGCATGAAGGACAGCAAGGTCATTGTTGCGATCAACAAGGACCCCGAGGCCCCGATCTTCCAGGTGGCGGATTACGGGATCGTGGGCGACCTGTTCACCATCCTGCCGCAGCTTGAGGCGGAACTCGACAAGGCAGGCTGA
- a CDS encoding PTS sugar transporter subunit IIA yields MIGLVFVMHGVLGETLKAELEHVVGPQAQATVFNVTAASLPGTCHAALRAAIDSVDSGQGVILLTDMFGSTPSNVAISVLENNRVEVLAGVNMPMLVKLAQMRGQAALQECLHGAEEAGRRYISVASHLPAACLSGVGACTGEAADSVVGHGG; encoded by the coding sequence ATGATCGGTCTTGTATTCGTGATGCATGGCGTTCTGGGCGAGACCCTGAAGGCGGAACTCGAACATGTGGTAGGCCCGCAGGCGCAGGCTACGGTGTTCAATGTTACGGCGGCTTCGCTGCCCGGTACCTGCCACGCGGCATTGCGCGCGGCCATCGACTCGGTTGATAGCGGGCAGGGCGTGATCCTGCTGACCGACATGTTCGGCAGCACGCCGTCCAATGTTGCGATTTCGGTGTTGGAGAACAACCGCGTGGAGGTGCTCGCCGGCGTCAACATGCCCATGCTGGTCAAGCTGGCGCAGATGCGCGGCCAGGCGGCACTGCAGGAGTGCCTGCACGGCGCGGAAGAGGCAGGCAGGCGCTATATTTCGGTCGCATCCCACCTGCCTGCCGCCTGCCTGTCCGGCGTGGGGGCCTGCACGGGCGAGGCGGCGGATAGCGTGGTGGGCCATGGTGGCTGA
- the hemJ gene encoding protoporphyrinogen oxidase HemJ, translated as MGSALIPFMLWLKAFHIMSFIAWMAGLFYLPRLFVYHCQVVAGSPESARFKVMEYKLLRFIMAPAMISTFVFGGLLAAIPGVIDWHAGWWLVKLACVLAMAGFQGACGRWRRDFAHDRNMRPERFYRMANEVPTVLMMVIVIMVVVRPF; from the coding sequence ATGGGTAGCGCCCTCATTCCCTTCATGCTGTGGCTCAAGGCATTCCACATCATGTCATTCATTGCGTGGATGGCGGGGCTGTTCTACCTGCCGCGCCTGTTCGTCTATCACTGTCAGGTCGTGGCCGGTTCACCGGAATCAGCCCGCTTCAAGGTGATGGAATACAAGCTGCTGCGCTTCATCATGGCGCCTGCCATGATCAGCACCTTCGTGTTTGGCGGGCTGCTGGCCGCCATACCGGGGGTGATCGACTGGCATGCGGGGTGGTGGCTGGTCAAGCTGGCCTGCGTGCTCGCCATGGCGGGCTTTCAGGGGGCGTGCGGGCGGTGGCGGCGTGACTTCGCCCATGATCGCAATATGCGGCCCGAACGCTTCTACCGCATGGCCAATGAAGTGCCGACCGTGCTGATGATGGTCATCGTCATAATGGTGGTGGTCCGCCCGTTCTGA
- a CDS encoding MATE family efflux transporter: MGGQPATRPKAAFCTGSIVRHVVVMAGTGAIGLMAVFLVDLLNLFYISWLGNPALTAAIGFSSVINFVQIAVSIGLSIGIGAITGRLIGAGKMEQAQRVASSFGIVMLGFCLLIGVFTAWLAPLLLALLGAHGDAARQGTTFLRIISPGLPLIAAGMGCSGLLRAIGAARISMNVTLIGAMISAIADPVLIVVLGLGLKGAAISTILSRGIVALMGFRCARRHGLLAWPVRTHVVADTKLVGQVAMPAILTNLATPVGSVFVTHAMAGFGLAAVAGQATIERIVPVAFAFIFALTGSVGPIMSQNLGAGKLDRVRATLVASLWLVAGCVALTWAILFLTQDLVVRVFSAQDTAAMLIHLFCNWTIAGYVFIGMLFVANSAFNNLGHPLYSTLFNWGRATLGTIPFVWMGMRYGPGGVQVGQVLGSVLFGSCAVLTAFSVVRRLHPGDQATEQAMPVIPPPQTGEAGLIELDELDHSA, translated from the coding sequence ATGGGGGGACAACCCGCGACCCGACCAAAAGCCGCATTCTGCACAGGCAGCATTGTCCGCCATGTGGTGGTCATGGCGGGTACGGGGGCCATTGGCCTGATGGCGGTGTTCCTTGTCGACCTGCTGAACCTTTTCTACATTTCGTGGCTTGGCAACCCGGCTCTGACGGCGGCCATCGGTTTTTCCAGCGTGATCAACTTCGTGCAGATCGCGGTCTCCATCGGGCTGTCGATTGGCATCGGGGCCATCACCGGCAGGCTGATCGGCGCGGGCAAGATGGAACAGGCGCAGCGGGTCGCGTCATCCTTCGGCATTGTCATGCTCGGCTTCTGCCTGCTCATCGGGGTGTTCACCGCATGGCTCGCACCGCTCCTGCTGGCCCTGCTCGGGGCACATGGAGATGCGGCACGGCAGGGAACCACGTTCCTGCGCATCATCTCACCCGGCCTGCCGCTGATCGCAGCCGGCATGGGGTGCTCGGGCCTGCTGCGCGCCATCGGGGCTGCGCGCATTTCCATGAATGTGACGCTGATCGGCGCCATGATCTCGGCCATAGCCGACCCCGTGCTGATCGTAGTCCTCGGGCTGGGGCTGAAGGGGGCGGCAATCAGCACCATTCTCTCGCGCGGTATCGTGGCGCTGATGGGCTTTCGCTGCGCGCGCCGTCACGGCCTGCTGGCGTGGCCCGTGCGCACCCATGTCGTGGCCGACACAAAGCTGGTGGGACAGGTCGCCATGCCCGCCATCCTGACCAACCTGGCAACGCCAGTGGGCAGCGTGTTCGTGACGCACGCCATGGCGGGGTTCGGACTGGCGGCAGTTGCGGGACAGGCGACCATCGAGCGGATCGTACCGGTGGCTTTCGCCTTTATCTTTGCCCTGACGGGATCGGTGGGGCCGATCATGTCGCAGAATCTTGGCGCGGGTAAACTCGACCGCGTGCGGGCGACGCTCGTGGCTTCGCTGTGGCTGGTGGCAGGCTGCGTGGCGCTGACATGGGCCATCCTGTTCCTTACCCAGGACCTGGTGGTGCGAGTATTTTCTGCGCAGGACACGGCAGCGATGCTGATCCACCTGTTCTGTAACTGGACCATTGCAGGCTACGTGTTCATCGGCATGCTGTTCGTGGCCAATTCCGCCTTCAACAATCTGGGCCACCCGCTGTATTCCACGCTGTTCAACTGGGGGCGGGCGACACTGGGCACCATTCCGTTCGTGTGGATGGGCATGCGTTACGGACCGGGCGGCGTGCAGGTGGGGCAGGTGCTGGGCAGCGTGCTGTTCGGGTCCTGTGCCGTGCTCACCGCTTTTTCCGTAGTGCGGCGCCTGCACCCGGGTGATCAGGCCACGGAACAGGCCATGCCGGTCATTCCCCCACCCCAGACCGGCGAAGCGGGCCTGATCGAGCTCGACGAACTCGACCACTCGGCCTGA
- a CDS encoding dTDP-4-dehydrorhamnose 3,5-epimerase family protein, producing the protein MGTQPKARSRPGFSASGSTRAGHALQVEALPLEGLFLLTPPRQEHEQGLTSPVWPAALLARIGMVSPFVQDHYSLWRHRDMVRGLHAQVAPHAQGRLVRCTRGAIWDVAVDVRTGSPTFGQWVGVTLSAENGSQFWIPPGFLNGLCTLTDQTEVFCQCTTPSDHSCARSLRWNDATLGIEWPVTDGQAIVSGHDAAAPPFSAVIDWFHYA; encoded by the coding sequence ATGGGAACGCAGCCCAAGGCCCGTTCCCGGCCGGGTTTTTCTGCTTCAGGCAGCACGCGCGCGGGGCACGCCCTCCAGGTCGAGGCCCTGCCGCTTGAAGGCCTGTTTTTGCTCACCCCGCCCCGCCAGGAACACGAGCAGGGCTTGACCAGTCCGGTCTGGCCTGCCGCCCTGCTGGCCCGGATCGGGATGGTCAGCCCTTTCGTGCAGGATCATTATAGCCTGTGGCGGCACAGGGACATGGTGCGGGGGCTTCACGCCCAGGTGGCGCCACATGCCCAGGGCAGGCTGGTGCGGTGCACGCGCGGGGCGATATGGGATGTAGCGGTGGATGTGCGCACGGGCTCGCCTACGTTCGGGCAATGGGTGGGCGTGACCCTGAGTGCCGAAAATGGCAGCCAGTTCTGGATACCGCCAGGTTTCCTGAACGGTCTGTGCACATTGACCGACCAGACGGAGGTGTTTTGCCAATGCACGACCCCCTCCGACCATAGCTGCGCGCGCAGCCTGCGCTGGAACGACGCAACTCTGGGCATTGAATGGCCGGTGACTGATGGGCAGGCCATTGTCTCGGGGCACGATGCGGCAGCACCCCCATTTTCTGCCGTGATCGACTGGTTCCATTACGCGTGA
- the rapZ gene encoding RNase adapter RapZ, producing the protein MHEDTPLPRRILLVTGLSGAGKSSILRILEDLGHEVIDNPPLGMLDEIVARAERPVAIGVDSRTRGFDASAVLAALARLRVNPALNAELIYATAEESVLLSRYTATRRRHPQAVHGTVKEGIEAEIRLTSSLREAADVVIDTSDLPPPELRQLVEARFGEWSAGGLDGLTVALMSFAFPAGLPREADMVFDARFLTNPYYDPALSAMTGLDAAVADYVGNDPDYAEFLDRMAGLLELVLPRFVREGKKYATIAIGCSGGRHRSVTLVEALAQRLAQRADSAHPQDAWPVVIMHRELARQGRSSWRWANRPRGLAEPTEQADPK; encoded by the coding sequence ATGCATGAAGACACACCTCTCCCCCGTCGCATCCTGCTTGTGACCGGCCTGTCCGGGGCAGGAAAATCCTCGATTCTGCGCATTCTGGAGGATCTGGGCCACGAGGTGATCGACAATCCGCCGCTGGGCATGCTCGATGAGATCGTGGCCCGTGCCGAACGCCCGGTCGCCATTGGCGTGGATTCGCGCACGCGCGGTTTCGATGCTTCCGCCGTGCTGGCAGCCCTGGCCCGGCTGCGCGTCAACCCCGCCCTTAATGCCGAACTGATCTACGCCACGGCGGAGGAAAGCGTGCTGCTCAGCCGCTATACCGCCACCCGCAGGCGCCACCCGCAGGCCGTGCATGGCACGGTCAAGGAAGGGATCGAGGCCGAGATCCGCCTCACCTCCTCCCTGCGTGAGGCCGCCGATGTGGTGATCGACACCTCCGACCTGCCCCCGCCCGAGCTGCGCCAGCTTGTCGAGGCCCGGTTTGGCGAATGGTCGGCAGGCGGCCTCGACGGGCTGACCGTCGCCCTGATGTCCTTCGCCTTTCCCGCTGGTCTCCCGCGGGAGGCAGACATGGTGTTCGATGCCCGTTTCCTCACCAACCCGTATTACGACCCGGCCCTGTCGGCCATGACCGGGCTTGATGCGGCCGTGGCGGATTATGTGGGCAATGACCCCGATTACGCCGAATTCCTTGATCGTATGGCCGGCCTGCTCGAACTCGTGCTGCCGCGCTTCGTGCGTGAGGGCAAGAAATACGCCACCATCGCCATTGGCTGCTCGGGCGGGCGGCACCGCTCGGTTACCCTTGTCGAGGCACTGGCGCAGCGGCTGGCGCAGCGTGCCGACAGTGCCCACCCCCAGGATGCATGGCCCGTCGTGATCATGCACCGTGAACTGGCCCGCCAGGGTCGCAGCAGCTGGCGCTGGGCAAACCGCCCGCGCGGGCTGGCCGAACCAACGGAGCAGGCGGACCCCAAATGA
- a CDS encoding YjjA family protein yields MKKSNRFLALLAALPLTAALAAAPAHAEGFGGLGGLGGNASSLLSGSGMSMPSVSSLAPSNVTGLLSYCVQNNYLQGNSPSTLLSSLKQKAGLDTSSSQYSNGQNGVLDTGNGNTFSLATLKGNLKQKVTTKVCNAVLKQGKSLL; encoded by the coding sequence ATGAAAAAATCGAACCGTTTCCTGGCACTTCTCGCCGCCCTGCCCCTGACCGCAGCCCTCGCAGCCGCCCCGGCACATGCAGAAGGCTTTGGCGGGCTCGGTGGCCTGGGTGGTAACGCATCCAGCCTGCTGTCGGGCAGTGGCATGAGCATGCCCTCCGTGTCCTCGCTGGCTCCTTCCAACGTCACGGGCCTGCTGAGCTACTGCGTGCAGAACAACTACCTGCAGGGCAACAGCCCCTCCACCCTGCTGTCCTCTCTCAAGCAGAAGGCCGGGCTCGATACCTCGAGCAGCCAGTATTCCAACGGTCAGAACGGCGTTCTTGATACCGGCAATGGCAATACCTTCTCGCTCGCCACGCTGAAGGGCAACCTCAAGCAGAAGGTCACCACCAAGGTGTGCAACGCGGTGCTCAAGCAGGGCAAGTCCCTGCTCTGA
- the hemE gene encoding uroporphyrinogen decarboxylase, producing MTETRKPLLATLMGEATWPPPVWLMRQAGRFLPEFRALREKADFITRCMTPDMAVEITLQPIRRFGMDGAILFSDILILPWAMGQSLEFVPGRGPVLGAVRSQADLDRLDPGRVAQAVEPVMQTLRRLRAIVDGPEAIGPARPGQVTLIGFAGAPFTVACYMVEGHGSREFEETRKLAYTDPAFFDRLIDLLTTSTADMLCDQIEAGAEAVMLFDSWSGLLPPSQFRKHVIEPAKRITAIINARHPGVPVIGFPRLAGLMAVEYGRETGVNAMALDTGADMKAVADKVPGTLVLQGNLDPIRVLAGGEGMRAEARAIRDAMKGRPHVFNLGHGVIPTTPPEHVGDLIKTIREV from the coding sequence ATGACAGAAACACGCAAACCCCTGCTCGCCACCCTGATGGGAGAGGCGACCTGGCCCCCTCCGGTATGGCTGATGCGGCAGGCGGGCCGGTTCCTGCCGGAATTCCGGGCATTGCGTGAAAAGGCTGATTTCATAACACGCTGCATGACCCCCGACATGGCGGTCGAGATCACGCTGCAGCCCATCCGCCGTTTCGGCATGGATGGGGCCATCCTGTTCTCCGATATCCTGATCCTGCCCTGGGCCATGGGGCAGTCGCTGGAATTCGTGCCCGGCAGGGGGCCTGTTCTGGGGGCCGTGCGCTCACAGGCCGATCTCGACCGGCTTGATCCAGGCCGGGTGGCGCAGGCGGTCGAACCGGTCATGCAGACACTGCGCAGGCTGCGGGCCATTGTCGATGGGCCGGAAGCAATCGGCCCGGCCCGACCGGGACAGGTAACGCTGATCGGGTTCGCGGGCGCGCCATTTACGGTGGCGTGCTACATGGTGGAAGGCCATGGCTCGCGTGAGTTCGAGGAAACCCGCAAACTCGCCTATACCGACCCTGCGTTTTTCGATCGTCTGATCGATCTGCTCACCACCTCCACGGCGGATATGCTGTGCGACCAGATCGAGGCGGGGGCCGAGGCGGTCATGCTGTTCGATAGCTGGTCGGGCCTGCTGCCGCCCTCGCAGTTCCGCAAGCACGTGATTGAACCGGCCAAGCGCATCACCGCCATCATCAACGCCCGCCATCCCGGCGTGCCGGTCATTGGTTTCCCCCGTCTGGCGGGGCTGATGGCGGTTGAATACGGGCGTGAAACCGGCGTGAACGCAATGGCGCTCGATACCGGGGCGGACATGAAGGCCGTGGCCGACAAAGTACCCGGCACGCTGGTGCTGCAGGGCAATCTCGACCCGATCCGCGTTCTGGCTGGCGGCGAAGGCATGCGTGCGGAAGCGCGTGCCATCCGCGATGCCATGAAGGGACGCCCGCATGTGTTCAACCTTGGCCACGGCGTTATTCCCACCACGCCGCCCGAGCATGTGGGCGACCTGATCAAGACTATCAGGGAGGTCTGA